One [Clostridium] saccharolyticum WM1 DNA segment encodes these proteins:
- a CDS encoding dihydroxyacetone kinase subunit L: MNGNSVKGIIEAISAEMSENRDYLVALDQVNGDGDLGISMDDGYRAVAEFLNTAQEKDLGRLMMGCGKTFNAFAPSSLGTITSFGFMGMAKALKGKEKVSFEEAAEAMLAGVKNIMEKAGSKVGEKTILDSLYPGVLALVKYAHEPETAVKEAAKAAAEGSEATKQMQAVHGRAAYSAERSIGILDGGSVVGSLIFKGIAAYYEAKG; encoded by the coding sequence ATGAATGGAAATTCGGTAAAGGGGATCATTGAGGCAATCAGCGCAGAAATGTCCGAAAACCGGGATTATCTGGTAGCGCTGGACCAGGTAAACGGAGACGGGGACCTGGGAATCTCCATGGATGACGGCTACCGCGCAGTGGCTGAATTTTTAAATACTGCGCAAGAAAAGGATCTGGGAAGGCTGATGATGGGATGCGGCAAGACATTCAATGCCTTCGCCCCCTCCTCTCTGGGAACGATCACCTCCTTTGGCTTCATGGGTATGGCAAAAGCTTTAAAGGGAAAAGAGAAGGTGAGCTTTGAAGAAGCCGCAGAGGCCATGCTTGCCGGTGTGAAGAATATTATGGAAAAGGCAGGATCAAAGGTGGGAGAAAAAACGATCCTTGATTCCCTGTATCCTGGAGTTCTTGCGCTGGTAAAGTATGCCCATGAACCGGAAACCGCAGTGAAGGAAGCCGCAAAGGCAGCAGCAGAAGGTTCGGAAGCCACAAAACAGATGCAGGCGGTTCATGGGCGTGCCGCATATTCGGCAGAGCGGAGCATCGGAATATTAGACGGGGGCTCGGTGGTTGGATCCTTGATTTTTAAGGGCATAGCCGCTTATTATGAAGCAAAAGGATAA
- a CDS encoding ribonuclease E/G has protein sequence MNKLIITRWNGSVITLLQSGRETVQVDIEPENNRPVLGNIYIGKVNHIVKNINAAFVDIGKGQMGYLSLNDAWIHFADQRPYEGKLRQGDEIIVQVERDAVKTKAPVLTGNLNITGRYFVLTSGKKQIGFSTKIADQAWKQEIKQDLESRKEESFGIIVRTNAYKVPKAELESELVQLKKSFKNVLDNGKHRTCYSLLYSSAPSYLTGLRDSLKASLEAVVTDEADIYDAVKDYLVQYQPGDLRLLTWYEDRLLPLGKLYRIEKTMEEALGKRVWLKSGGYLVIEPTEALVVIDVNTGKYSGKKEHRETIKKVNLEAAEEIGHQLRLRNLSGIIIIDFIDMEAEEDKRILMERLEEIVSKDPVKTTVVEMTKLNLVEVTRKKIRKPLYEQALQMKEKVSL, from the coding sequence GTGAATAAGTTAATCATAACAAGATGGAACGGCTCGGTCATCACCCTTCTTCAGTCAGGAAGGGAGACGGTTCAGGTGGATATTGAGCCGGAAAATAACCGGCCTGTTTTAGGCAATATTTATATTGGAAAAGTAAATCATATTGTAAAAAATATCAACGCTGCTTTTGTAGATATAGGGAAAGGACAGATGGGATATTTAAGTCTGAATGATGCATGGATCCACTTTGCAGATCAGCGGCCCTATGAGGGAAAGCTGCGCCAGGGTGATGAGATTATCGTTCAGGTGGAGCGGGATGCAGTAAAGACAAAGGCCCCGGTCCTTACAGGAAACTTAAATATTACCGGCCGTTATTTTGTGCTGACCTCCGGAAAAAAACAGATCGGCTTTTCTACCAAAATCGCAGATCAGGCGTGGAAGCAGGAGATAAAGCAGGATCTGGAATCAAGGAAGGAAGAATCCTTTGGGATCATCGTCCGCACCAACGCTTATAAAGTTCCGAAGGCGGAACTGGAATCGGAACTGGTACAATTAAAGAAATCCTTTAAGAACGTTTTGGACAACGGAAAGCACAGAACCTGTTACAGCCTGCTTTACAGTTCTGCACCTTCTTACCTGACTGGCTTAAGGGACAGTCTGAAAGCCTCCCTGGAGGCGGTGGTCACCGATGAGGCGGATATCTATGATGCTGTCAAAGATTATCTGGTGCAATACCAGCCGGGAGACCTAAGGCTTCTTACATGGTATGAAGACAGGCTCCTTCCTCTTGGAAAACTCTACCGGATTGAAAAGACCATGGAAGAAGCCTTGGGAAAAAGGGTCTGGCTGAAATCAGGAGGATACCTGGTCATTGAGCCTACGGAAGCTTTAGTGGTCATTGACGTAAATACAGGAAAATATTCCGGAAAAAAAGAACACAGGGAAACGATAAAAAAAGTTAACCTGGAGGCTGCAGAGGAAATCGGTCATCAGCTTCGGCTGAGGAATTTATCTGGCATTATTATCATCGATTTTATTGATATGGAGGCGGAGGAGGACAAACGTATTCTTATGGAACGTCTGGAGGAGATTGTATCAAAAGATCCTGTTAAGACGACCGTTGTTGAAATGACAAAATTAAATCTGGTGGAAGTCACCAGAAAAAAAATACGGAAGCCTTTGTATGAACAGGCATTGCAGATGAAGGAGAAGGTTTCATTATGA
- a CDS encoding class II aldolase/adducin family protein yields the protein MLETLKKEVCEIAKRAQRDGLCKHKSGNFSARDLASGFVVITPTSVDRDLLTPRDMVVMDLEANVVENLSGLRPTSETLMHLMIYRQRPKASAVAHTHSPYATAFALLNKPLPAIVYEVANLGLTKARVPVAPYGRPGTTGLAESVIESCLEADCFLLEKHGAVAVDERNIYEAFLKAAYIEELAELYYLALTANGGNEPEGFGPEELQRWEYPKEISFLKEREKSISTGTA from the coding sequence ATGCTTGAAACATTAAAAAAGGAAGTGTGTGAAATCGCAAAGCGGGCTCAGAGAGATGGTTTGTGCAAACATAAATCCGGGAATTTCAGCGCTCGGGATCTGGCGTCTGGTTTTGTGGTCATCACCCCTACCAGTGTAGACCGGGACTTACTGACCCCAAGAGATATGGTGGTCATGGACTTAGAGGCCAATGTGGTAGAAAATTTATCAGGTTTAAGACCCACCAGCGAAACCCTGATGCATCTGATGATTTACCGCCAAAGGCCGAAAGCGTCTGCCGTTGCCCATACACACTCACCATATGCCACTGCATTTGCCCTGCTGAACAAGCCCCTTCCGGCTATTGTATATGAAGTGGCTAATTTAGGCCTGACAAAAGCCAGGGTCCCGGTGGCTCCTTATGGACGTCCGGGCACCACAGGTCTGGCAGAAAGTGTCATTGAAAGCTGTTTGGAAGCGGACTGTTTTTTATTGGAAAAGCACGGAGCAGTTGCAGTTGATGAACGGAATATTTATGAGGCGTTTTTAAAGGCTGCCTACATTGAGGAACTTGCTGAATTATATTATCTTGCATTGACGGCAAACGGGGGAAATGAGCCGGAAGGTTTTGGACCGGAGGAGCTGCAAAGGTGGGAATATCCCAAAGAGATCTCATTCCTTAAGGAAAGAGAAAAATCAATTTCCACTGGTACTGCCTGA
- a CDS encoding YoaK family protein produces the protein MGNRAKTKLTDHIGFHMLLAMTGGLMDAYSYIDRGNVFATGQTGNFVLAAIRFLSKDYRGMIQACVPIAAFFVGVFLARHFYYEIYKEEHTSWISGVLFMEIGVLFLVGFIPRTVPHLFANTAVSFAAAVQFCTFRNFGGNSAYAPVFCTGNMRSCAEMYYEGIVRKNGECRRRAYHYTGILSAFFGGALMGGGLSVWLGEKAIWMGCVLLLVSWKTADIEKKGQKTELQLSS, from the coding sequence ATGGGAAACAGAGCAAAAACAAAACTAACGGACCACATAGGATTTCACATGCTTTTGGCAATGACGGGCGGACTTATGGATGCCTATTCTTATATTGACAGAGGCAATGTGTTTGCCACAGGCCAGACCGGGAATTTCGTACTGGCAGCGATCCGCTTCCTTTCCAAGGATTACAGAGGAATGATTCAGGCCTGTGTTCCCATTGCAGCGTTCTTTGTTGGTGTTTTTCTGGCAAGACATTTTTATTATGAAATTTATAAAGAGGAACATACCAGTTGGATATCAGGTGTTTTATTTATGGAAATTGGGGTACTGTTTTTGGTCGGCTTTATTCCACGAACAGTTCCTCACTTATTTGCCAACACAGCGGTTTCATTTGCTGCCGCAGTACAATTTTGTACCTTCCGTAACTTCGGAGGAAATTCCGCCTATGCACCGGTTTTTTGCACGGGAAATATGCGATCCTGTGCTGAAATGTATTATGAAGGCATTGTGAGAAAAAATGGGGAGTGCCGGAGAAGGGCATACCATTACACAGGAATCCTGTCAGCCTTTTTTGGGGGAGCTCTTATGGGGGGCGGGTTGTCTGTCTGGTTGGGAGAAAAAGCGATCTGGATGGGATGTGTGCTGCTGCTGGTATCCTGGAAAACTGCAGACATAGAAAAGAAAGGCCAGAAAACGGAGCTGCAACTGTCTTCATAA
- a CDS encoding PTS galactitol transporter subunit IIC, whose protein sequence is MQMLANTVNFFLGLGAAVFVPVIIIIAGLIVKMKVKDAVSSGITLGVAFSGMSMLINYMTGVITPAATAMLKFSGIDLPITDGGWTTMSTISWSWPYAFLMFPLVIVINIVMLAMNKTDTFNADLWNVWGKIFTAVAVYYITGNVIAAFAVAAVQVVFELKSADFHQHRIGKLSGIPGVTCTHKMVFLAAPMYIVDCILRKIPVFDKSFNAQDLKEKLGIFAENHILGFLLGIIFGVLARYDLAGILTLGIQCATALTLFPVISKYFMQALEPISNAVSEFMQSKFAEREMYVGLDWPFLGGANEIWLAVIWTVPVTLIMSFVLPGNKILPFAGIINIAIAVPAYLVSRGNILRMLIQCTIFTPVFLWVGTAFAPFMTELANTTKAVELASGQMISNSSIDGPIFTYAFSHAVKALQGDFLPLVILVVWIVCFVLYSRSLVQEKKEDLAKERA, encoded by the coding sequence ATGCAGATGTTAGCGAATACGGTTAATTTCTTTCTTGGGCTTGGAGCGGCTGTGTTTGTACCGGTTATCATAATCATCGCCGGATTAATTGTTAAGATGAAAGTAAAGGATGCTGTTTCATCAGGCATTACCCTTGGCGTGGCGTTTTCCGGTATGAGTATGCTGATCAATTACATGACCGGTGTGATCACACCGGCAGCAACTGCCATGTTAAAGTTTTCCGGTATTGACCTTCCCATTACCGACGGGGGCTGGACCACCATGTCTACGATTTCCTGGTCATGGCCTTATGCATTTTTAATGTTCCCTCTGGTGATCGTAATTAATATTGTTATGCTTGCCATGAACAAGACGGATACCTTTAATGCTGATTTATGGAATGTATGGGGTAAAATCTTCACGGCCGTTGCAGTGTATTACATAACTGGTAATGTCATAGCAGCATTTGCAGTTGCAGCGGTCCAGGTGGTGTTTGAATTGAAATCTGCTGATTTCCACCAGCACCGCATTGGAAAACTATCCGGCATTCCAGGAGTTACCTGTACTCATAAAATGGTTTTTCTTGCAGCGCCTATGTATATTGTGGACTGTATACTGCGGAAGATTCCGGTCTTTGATAAATCCTTTAATGCACAGGATCTGAAGGAAAAGCTAGGTATTTTTGCGGAAAACCACATTTTGGGTTTTCTGCTGGGTATCATTTTCGGAGTGCTGGCTAGATATGATCTGGCCGGTATATTGACCCTTGGTATACAATGTGCCACTGCTTTGACCCTGTTCCCCGTAATTTCCAAATATTTTATGCAGGCGCTGGAACCCATCTCAAATGCGGTATCGGAGTTCATGCAAAGTAAATTTGCGGAACGGGAAATGTACGTTGGTCTGGATTGGCCTTTCCTTGGAGGTGCAAATGAAATATGGCTGGCTGTTATCTGGACAGTTCCGGTAACGCTTATTATGTCCTTTGTCCTTCCCGGCAATAAGATCCTGCCCTTTGCCGGTATTATTAACATTGCCATCGCAGTGCCTGCCTACCTTGTGAGCAGGGGAAACATCCTGCGGATGCTCATTCAGTGCACTATTTTTACTCCTGTATTCTTATGGGTCGGAACTGCTTTTGCTCCCTTTATGACAGAACTGGCAAATACCACCAAGGCTGTGGAACTGGCTTCCGGACAGATGATCTCCAACTCAAGCATTGACGGCCCTATTTTCACCTATGCATTCTCTCATGCGGTAAAGGCACTGCAGGGAGATTTCCTGCCTCTGGTCATTCTGGTTGTGTGGATTGTGTGTTTTGTACTTTATTCAAGAAGTCTGGTTCAGGAGAAGAAGGAAGATCTGGCAAAGGAACGCGCCTGA
- a CDS encoding TIGR03936 family radical SAM-associated protein, whose amino-acid sequence MKLRIKFSKQGPVKFVGHLDVMRYFQKAMRRADIDIKYSEGFSPHQIMSFASPLGVGLTSNGEYMDIEVNSTEDCKTIMSRLNETMADGIQVTECHILEEHAKNAMSLVAAADYTLTFREGKQPKDLESFLNRLSEFVQQDHILMTKKTKKGEREVDLKDFIYELSVHGDSIFMKVSAGSADNLKPELVMAAYYQWLGQTCPEFAFQIQREEVYGNMGDAEHESFVPLGLIGESRE is encoded by the coding sequence ATGAAGCTTAGAATTAAATTTTCCAAGCAGGGCCCGGTGAAATTCGTGGGACACCTGGATGTGATGCGTTATTTCCAGAAGGCCATGAGAAGGGCTGACATTGATATAAAATACAGCGAGGGTTTCAGCCCTCATCAGATCATGTCTTTTGCCTCCCCATTAGGAGTGGGACTTACCAGTAATGGGGAATATATGGACATTGAAGTGAACTCCACGGAAGATTGCAAAACCATAATGAGCCGGTTGAATGAAACTATGGCAGATGGAATCCAGGTTACGGAATGCCATATCCTTGAAGAACATGCGAAAAACGCCATGTCCCTGGTTGCTGCTGCAGACTACACTCTGACTTTCCGGGAAGGAAAGCAGCCAAAGGATTTGGAATCATTTTTAAACCGTCTCTCGGAATTTGTACAACAGGATCATATCCTCATGACAAAGAAAACGAAAAAAGGGGAAAGAGAAGTGGACTTAAAGGACTTTATTTATGAGCTTTCGGTTCACGGAGATTCGATTTTTATGAAGGTATCAGCCGGAAGTGCAGACAACTTAAAGCCTGAGCTGGTGATGGCGGCATATTATCAGTGGCTTGGGCAGACGTGTCCGGAATTTGCCTTTCAGATCCAGCGGGAAGAGGTGTACGGAAATATGGGAGATGCGGAACATGAAAGCTTTGTGCCATTGGGGCTTATAGGAGAATCCCGTGAATAA
- a CDS encoding TIGR03960 family B12-binding radical SAM protein, producing MRKLALSDEILLSIEKPARYIGGEVNMARKDMSKVEIRFAMCFPDVYEIGMSHLGMQILYDMFNRREDIYCERIFSPWTDLDQIMREQHIPLFALESQDPVREFDFIGITLQYEMCYTNILQILDLGQIPLHWAERTEEDPIIIGGGPCAYNPEPLAEFFDMFYIGEGETVYFELMDRYKENKKRGGSRREFLEMAAEIEGIYVPAFYDVSYKEDGTIESMRPNNPHAKEKVTKQLVVSMDEAYYIENPVVPFIKVTQDRVVLEVMRGCIRGCRFCQAGNVYRPLREHSLEYLKDYASKLLKSTGHEEISLSSLSSSDYTHLEGIVNFLIDEFKDKGVNISLPSLRIDAFSLDVMSKVQDIRKSSLTFAPEAGSQRLRDVINKGLTEEIILKGAGEAFSGGWNRVKLYFMLGLPTETVEDMEGIAELSEKVAEIYYEIPKDQRNGKVQVVASSSFFVPKPFTPFQWAKMCTKEEFLERAYIVKDKFKKMLNQKSLKYNYHEADLTVLEGVLARGDRKISSLIEEAYKTGAIYDSWSEHFKNDIWMKAFETCGLDADFYTVRDRSLEEVFPWDFIDAGVSKEFLKREWQNAVSGKVTPNCREKCSGCGAMGFKGGVCYEA from the coding sequence ATGAGAAAATTAGCATTAAGCGATGAGATTTTATTGAGTATTGAAAAACCCGCCCGCTATATCGGCGGTGAGGTAAATATGGCAAGAAAAGATATGTCTAAGGTAGAGATCCGCTTTGCCATGTGTTTTCCCGATGTTTATGAGATCGGAATGTCCCACCTGGGAATGCAGATTTTATACGATATGTTTAACCGCAGAGAAGATATTTACTGCGAACGTATTTTTTCTCCCTGGACGGATTTGGACCAGATCATGAGGGAACAGCATATCCCCCTTTTTGCTCTGGAGTCCCAGGATCCTGTTAGGGAGTTTGATTTTATTGGAATCACCCTTCAATATGAAATGTGCTATACAAACATTCTGCAGATTCTTGATCTGGGGCAGATTCCCCTTCACTGGGCGGAACGGACCGAGGAAGACCCTATCATCATTGGCGGGGGGCCTTGTGCCTACAATCCTGAGCCTTTGGCAGAATTCTTTGATATGTTTTACATCGGAGAAGGGGAAACCGTTTATTTTGAACTGATGGACCGCTACAAGGAAAATAAGAAGAGGGGAGGAAGCCGCCGGGAGTTCTTGGAGATGGCGGCAGAGATAGAGGGGATCTATGTCCCGGCTTTCTATGATGTATCCTATAAGGAAGACGGTACCATTGAAAGCATGAGGCCAAACAATCCCCATGCAAAGGAGAAAGTGACGAAGCAGTTGGTTGTCTCCATGGATGAGGCTTATTACATTGAAAATCCGGTAGTCCCTTTTATCAAAGTGACTCAGGACCGGGTAGTCCTGGAAGTTATGAGAGGCTGTATCAGGGGCTGCCGTTTCTGCCAGGCCGGAAATGTTTACCGTCCTTTACGGGAACACAGCCTGGAATATTTAAAGGATTATGCCAGCAAGCTGCTAAAAAGCACCGGACATGAGGAGATTTCCTTAAGCTCTTTAAGCTCCAGTGATTATACCCATTTAGAGGGGATCGTTAATTTCCTTATTGATGAATTTAAGGATAAGGGAGTAAATATTTCTCTGCCCTCCCTTCGTATTGATGCTTTTTCACTTGATGTCATGAGCAAGGTCCAGGACATAAGAAAAAGCAGTCTGACCTTTGCTCCTGAAGCAGGGTCCCAGAGACTTCGGGATGTAATAAACAAAGGGCTGACAGAAGAGATCATTTTAAAAGGAGCAGGCGAGGCCTTTAGCGGCGGCTGGAACCGGGTAAAGCTTTATTTTATGCTGGGGCTGCCTACGGAAACCGTTGAGGATATGGAAGGAATCGCAGAGCTGTCGGAAAAGGTGGCTGAAATCTATTATGAGATACCAAAGGACCAGAGAAACGGGAAGGTCCAGGTAGTGGCAAGCTCTTCCTTCTTTGTTCCAAAGCCCTTTACCCCGTTCCAGTGGGCGAAGATGTGCACAAAAGAGGAATTTTTAGAGAGAGCCTATATCGTTAAGGACAAGTTCAAAAAGATGCTGAATCAGAAAAGTTTAAAATACAATTACCATGAAGCGGACTTAACGGTTCTGGAAGGCGTTTTGGCCCGGGGAGACAGGAAAATCTCATCCCTGATTGAGGAGGCCTATAAAACCGGAGCCATTTACGATTCCTGGTCTGAACATTTTAAAAACGATATCTGGATGAAAGCTTTTGAAACCTGCGGCCTGGATGCAGATTTCTATACTGTAAGAGATAGAAGTTTGGAGGAAGTGTTCCCCTGGGACTTTATTGATGCCGGTGTTTCAAAAGAATTTTTAAAGAGAGAGTGGCAAAACGCCGTCAGTGGGAAAGTTACCCCCAACTGCCGGGAAAAGTGTTCCGGATGCGGGGCCATGGGTTTCAAGGGAGGTGTCTGCTATGAAGCTTAG
- a CDS encoding dihydroxyacetone kinase subunit DhaK, whose product MKKIINSADTFVRDTMEGIICAYGDKVKLLHEDFQVLVSGYPAREGKVGVVTAGGSGHLPVFLGYVGKGLLDGCAVGEVFASPSAAKMADMIRACDKGRGVLCLYGNYNGDRFNFTMACEEVELEDIQTKMVLVKDDVASSDPEHADKRRGVAGMVYAFKIAGAAADKMMNLEEVAAVTAKALNNIRSMGAALSPCIVPKAGKPTFAIGEDEIEIGMGIHGEAGIEVRKMMTADEIAETLVGEILKDMPLKEGDQVSVMVNGLGGTPLEEQLIVYRKVHQILSHLRVRIRMPHIGEYATSMEMAGLSVTIFKLDQELLELLKAPAESPFYTNTNK is encoded by the coding sequence ATGAAAAAGATAATTAACAGTGCAGATACATTTGTCCGGGATACCATGGAAGGCATTATCTGCGCATACGGTGATAAGGTAAAGCTGTTACATGAAGACTTTCAGGTTCTGGTATCCGGTTATCCTGCCAGGGAAGGAAAGGTAGGAGTCGTAACCGCCGGGGGAAGCGGCCATCTTCCGGTGTTTCTCGGGTATGTTGGAAAGGGACTTTTAGATGGCTGCGCCGTAGGGGAAGTATTTGCCTCTCCCTCGGCTGCGAAAATGGCTGATATGATTCGCGCCTGTGATAAGGGCAGAGGTGTGCTGTGCTTATATGGAAATTATAACGGCGACCGGTTTAACTTTACCATGGCCTGTGAGGAAGTGGAGTTAGAGGATATTCAGACAAAGATGGTGCTTGTAAAGGATGATGTTGCCAGCTCTGATCCGGAACATGCCGACAAGCGCCGGGGCGTTGCAGGTATGGTATATGCCTTTAAGATCGCAGGAGCTGCCGCAGATAAAATGATGAACCTGGAGGAAGTAGCGGCTGTGACAGCCAAAGCGCTGAACAACATCCGCTCCATGGGTGCTGCCCTGTCGCCCTGTATAGTTCCCAAGGCAGGAAAACCCACCTTTGCCATTGGAGAAGACGAGATTGAGATAGGAATGGGAATCCATGGAGAAGCAGGCATTGAGGTAAGGAAGATGATGACTGCTGATGAGATTGCCGAAACGCTGGTGGGGGAAATCTTAAAGGATATGCCTTTGAAAGAAGGAGACCAAGTGTCCGTTATGGTCAACGGCCTTGGAGGAACTCCCTTGGAGGAGCAGCTCATCGTGTATAGAAAAGTCCATCAGATTCTCTCTCATTTAAGAGTCAGAATAAGGATGCCTCACATTGGGGAGTATGCCACTTCCATGGAAATGGCCGGCTTATCTGTTACGATCTTCAAGCTGGATCAGGAATTATTAGAATTGCTGAAAGCTCCGGCAGAATCTCCGTTTTATACGAATACAAACAAATAG
- a CDS encoding BglG family transcription antiterminator has translation MKIGQRNCLILKEIIHHSASVTGKDLEAKLHLSRKQLEYGIAKINEYLEEQRLPILERINNGRILIPDEVIEQLDVTRLELENQDVWLTKEERGDIIQLMLLTKYQELSLQHFITRLKASKNTVLSDIKRLKDEMPDSNLRLIYSREKGYRLEGREYDLRQRLFLVLRNILSGRGHQAMVYQIGRITSKQIELMRNMTETIEGELKTRFTDEMIEVNRCFFTLVLRRIRDGLVLDRIPETFHHVAGTKEYMVIKSCLADEGVNNIYETMYFTAHIQSMRINSHLEAVAGQEEVYRAVEETIGNFERIACICFDNKKDTFHLLMNHSLPALYRIRYNFHIGPDITEYVLPAYQEVHDMVKKSVAPLENLIGMSFPESELAYITLIFIAQTSREDEEEKTDRRPRAVVVCLNGITVSHFLLTSLKRTFPEIDFLSYMSARQFDQNQEDFDLVFTTAPLRTTKKQFVIEPLMDKEGRKKLRKNVFESLKNSGEIFPQVETILQIIKKHTNESVFQKLRMEIDSYMAKPDGRTGGKAEKRKPELKELLSSSNIRIIKESMGWKEAIEFAAVPLLYKNVIKYQYVETIISNILQHRQIMLIAEHVMIAHAGIDAGVYDVGLSMLLLPQNIMVNHYMEVKVIFVLATPDYESHLAALNQLINLLEDEKKLAALKEAKSAADILNLL, from the coding sequence ATGAAAATCGGCCAACGAAATTGCTTGATTTTGAAAGAAATTATTCATCATAGTGCGTCTGTCACCGGAAAGGATCTGGAGGCAAAATTACATTTGTCCAGAAAACAACTGGAGTATGGGATTGCTAAAATTAATGAATATCTGGAAGAACAGCGGCTGCCGATTCTGGAACGAATAAACAACGGGAGGATACTTATTCCGGATGAGGTAATAGAACAACTGGATGTTACCCGGCTGGAGCTGGAAAACCAGGACGTCTGGCTGACAAAGGAAGAACGGGGCGATATCATCCAGCTTATGCTTCTGACAAAGTACCAGGAACTGTCGCTGCAGCATTTTATTACCAGACTAAAGGCCAGTAAGAATACGGTACTGTCAGATATAAAACGGTTAAAAGATGAAATGCCTGATTCAAACCTCCGCCTCATCTACAGCAGGGAAAAAGGGTACAGACTGGAAGGCCGGGAATATGATTTAAGGCAGCGGCTGTTTCTTGTACTGCGCAATATTTTGTCCGGCAGGGGGCATCAGGCAATGGTTTACCAAATCGGAAGGATCACCTCCAAACAGATAGAACTCATGAGAAATATGACAGAGACCATTGAAGGGGAATTGAAAACCCGATTTACCGATGAGATGATCGAGGTGAACCGATGCTTTTTCACCCTGGTCCTCAGGCGGATCAGAGACGGCCTGGTTTTAGACAGGATACCGGAAACCTTTCATCATGTAGCAGGAACAAAGGAGTATATGGTGATCAAATCCTGCCTGGCTGATGAGGGGGTGAACAATATTTATGAAACCATGTATTTTACCGCCCATATTCAAAGCATGAGGATCAACTCCCATTTAGAGGCTGTGGCAGGGCAGGAAGAGGTTTATCGGGCAGTGGAGGAAACCATCGGCAATTTTGAGAGGATCGCCTGTATTTGCTTTGACAACAAGAAGGATACCTTTCATCTGCTAATGAATCACAGCCTGCCTGCCTTGTACCGTATCAGATATAATTTTCATATAGGCCCGGATATCACGGAATATGTACTTCCTGCCTACCAGGAAGTACATGATATGGTAAAAAAATCCGTAGCTCCCCTGGAAAATCTGATCGGAATGTCCTTTCCGGAAAGTGAACTGGCTTATATCACACTGATTTTTATTGCTCAGACCAGCAGAGAGGATGAGGAGGAGAAAACAGACAGGCGCCCCCGTGCGGTGGTGGTATGTCTAAACGGCATCACCGTATCCCATTTTCTTCTGACCTCTTTAAAACGAACCTTTCCGGAAATTGATTTTCTCAGCTATATGTCAGCGCGCCAGTTCGACCAGAATCAGGAGGATTTTGACCTGGTATTTACAACGGCTCCTTTAAGGACAACAAAGAAACAGTTTGTGATCGAACCGCTGATGGACAAAGAAGGAAGAAAAAAACTTCGGAAAAATGTGTTTGAAAGCCTGAAAAACTCCGGAGAAATCTTTCCCCAGGTAGAAACCATACTTCAGATCATAAAAAAGCACACAAACGAAAGTGTGTTTCAAAAGCTGCGGATGGAAATTGACTCGTATATGGCAAAGCCTGACGGGAGGACAGGTGGAAAGGCAGAAAAAAGAAAGCCGGAGTTAAAGGAGTTGCTCTCAAGCTCCAATATCCGGATCATTAAGGAGTCCATGGGCTGGAAGGAAGCCATTGAATTTGCAGCAGTGCCCCTGTTATATAAAAATGTAATCAAATACCAGTATGTGGAAACGATTATATCCAACATCCTCCAACACCGGCAGATCATGCTCATCGCAGAGCATGTCATGATCGCCCATGCAGGGATCGATGCTGGAGTATATGATGTGGGATTGTCCATGCTATTGCTCCCCCAGAACATAATGGTAAATCATTATATGGAGGTAAAGGTGATTTTTGTCCTGGCAACTCCGGATTACGAAAGTCATTTGGCAGCTTTGAACCAGTTGATCAATCTATTAGAAGATGAAAAGAAGCTGGCTGCGTTAAAGGAAGCCAAATCAGCAGCTGACATTTTGAATTTGCTGTAA